The genomic stretch ATTCAGCACGTTGAAGCCCCATGAAGCTGTTGATGTTGGAGTTGTGGATGCTTGGGCATGGTATTTGAATCACATGGAAGAGGAAAAAACAACACAGATTACCAAGAGATTTTTTGCCACAACATCTCCAACAGTAAGTGTCCTGTTACTGCGATGtaatttgtattattttatgCCTAATGACATTGTGTCACGAGTGCAGACATTCAATGTGGTTGAAAGGAGAACTACTTGGTTAGAGTCTGAAGCTGTTCATTCGTTCTGTGAGGAGATGGATGGTCAATTCAACATGgatgaaaattttgatttcaCAAAATATGATATGGTAATCCTTCATTGATTAGAGTCTGAAGCTGTTCATTCGTTCTAAAAACAACGTCGTCGACATTCATTATTGAAGCAAGTGTATAATTATGTGCAGATATTTTTCCCAATCTTTTCAAATAGACAGTACTTTTTGGTGTGCTTTTCCTTTAAGACTGGTATTGCGGACGTGCTAGACATTGTCGTGCCTGAGAACGGTATTCCAGATGCGAGCAAATATGCGACAGACCTGGGTCTACTTGTAAGTACACAAGTTGACACTATATTGAATCCTTGATGTTTTAAATGACTCTTCATCGCCTATATAATGACATTTACGCTAACATTACAGCTAGCCAATAAATCAATGATGACATGATATAGCTTACATTTTCCCTTGCCTTGTATGCAGCGGAATTTTCTTGGCTACTATCTCGAGTCAAAAGGACTGAACGCAATGTGTGAGGTAATAATGAAAGAGCAGAATAATGTTACAAAACAGAATAACCTTGGTGTTGATAATGTTACAAAACAGAATAACCTTGGTGACATTTGTTAATGTTGCAGCTATAATTGGTCTACCTATTGACCTTCTGTCTTGAGGGGTTGAGAAAGGGAAAAAATCCCTCTTGAGAAAAAGGTTAGAGAAacaacatattaaaataatatgttGACATTGCTGACATTTATTAACCCTATAGACATTTGAAGTTGTTGTAGACAGTGCTTCACTTGGTCACAGATATTGACATTCGGTGGAGGGTATGATTATAGGAAGAAAACCTTGAAGAATTTAATCCCAGGCAAACAACATAAGTCAAAAATATGTTGACATAGGGTgtttacaaaaattaagaaaaacacGACATTGCATAAGTTGGTGATAGTGTAGAATTTTCTATTACTTTTCTTATACATTTTATCACAACTTGCttttaattactactatcatACCAGCAGTACGATATACACTAGTAAACCACTGCCCACTGCATCATTTAAGTAGAAGATAACGTAAATGGGAAAAAACACAACCACGTCCAACTTAACTCTTTCACTGTAAGATGTTCTTTGCAAGAGTACGGAAAGTAAGTAAAAAATCCTACATTTTAGATTTTCCTTTCTCCCTACCACAATTCCTTGCATCGTGATGGCCCATTTCTCGACACTTTGCACATCGCCTCTTAGGTTTATTCTGTAGTATGATGGCCTTCTCAGTTGCTGACGCAATTCGCTTTCCAGAACTGCTGCCAGATCCCTTTGTACTCACTACATCGGGAGGGTGCACGTTAACAACACTCGGTCGAGATGCCCCGTACAGACCCTCAATCCTCTGTGCTTTATCCATGGAAGACCATGAAGGTACTGTACCCCCAAAGAGTTTTTGACTAAGTTCTTCCATTCCGTCGAATAATGCAACAATGTCATCGTCATTGCTTTGTGCTCGTTGGACTAAGCGAAAGTATAGTGAATGCAGTTTGGCTGTTACAACTCGCTTGCGATCAATTAGTGAAACTGCAGCAACATTATGTCAGTACTGTGTCAACATGGTGACATAATACAAAAGCAactaattgaaaaaaaaaatcaggatAAATACAGACATTCGGATGACGATGCTTCCTCACTAGGATCGCAATGGATCGATTTCAAGAATGGCGTCTTCAGCCACCTTGTACCTATATACGTATCTGGTATTTCCTTCACGTCGTGGTTTTTGAACAACCAAAAAATGTGGCAACATAATATTCCACGCCGCAAAAATAACTTACAATCACAGTGGTACGATTCGGTGCCAACTTCGTGGCGGACAACAACTTTATTTCGAAGGCTGTCCGTTATTGTGTAAATCTCAGTATTATCTTCCATCTCGAAGTGAGTCATTCTGCAACGTTGATGAGCCTCGACGATCTCATTTTGAACTTGCTGAAAGATGCGATTTGTATAAATATATGCTGCGTGGTTCTCAAATAAGAGCTCCGTTGAGAGGAAGGGGACTTTTGTAGCATCAACGAAATCGAGCATTTCTGATAGGTTACGTTGAGCATCTAACGCGCTGTTGTAATGCATCACAAAGTCAGCAAGATTGAAGTGGGGTTTTGTGTACCTTTTGAAAAAGCTGTTCTCGGACTCAGAGAATGATGTTGTCTTCAACAGCGACCCCATTGGGAAATCCCTAAAATATGCTGGAATCCAATACTCTCGTTGTGTGAACATATTTGTGAACCAGGATTCATTTTGTAAACCATATTGGTCCATAATGGTCAGCCAAGTTTCTTCGAATTCCTCTGGCTCCAATAATTCAGACCATATACAAGAGTCcaaatccttcttcaactcttcGTTGGCAAGTATTCTTTTGGGTACCTTTTCAGGAAGCTTCATCATGATGTGCCACATGCACCACCGATGCCTAGTACTAGTTAGCACACGTTCTATGGCAAGTTTCATCCCCCAATCCTGGTCAGTTATTATCAACTTGGGCGCGAACCCCATACATTCTACAAACTCACTAAGCAACCAAGAGAATGAGTCGGCTCCCTCATTTGAAACGAACCCGGCACCAAACGTAACAGGGCATCCGTGGTTGTCTTTTCCAGTGAATGGCCCAAACACCATGCAATACCTATTCAACGAGTATTGCAAGCATTGAGAGTGAGTAAAATGAAATCCAACAGCTCAACACATCACCTGAATTTAGAGCATTataaacaaacaaagaaaatgtCAGACACAATGTACACGTGCGATTACCTGTTTGTTGAGTACGTAGTATCAAAGGATACAATGTCACCGAACATCTTGTAGTTCTGTCGGGACACAGCGTCACACCAAAAAAGACTACTTAACTTTCCGTCACTACCTTGCTGGAATTTGTAATGGAAACCGTCACTggttttcttcttctcctccattTGATTTAAAATCATCTGGACATCAGCGCCTTTCATTTCTTGCAATATGTCGCGTTTGCCGTTCCGTAAATCAGTAACAGTGCAACCCACAGCATCATAGCCACCTAGGAACTCTTTCAATAAATTGAAAGTCTGTGTAGGTCCAATGTTGGCTTTTATGCAGTCCTGCAGGAATTTATAATGGATATCCCCAAGGTTACGGTTGGATTTCATG from Salvia splendens isolate huo1 chromosome 4, SspV2, whole genome shotgun sequence encodes the following:
- the LOC121800675 gene encoding protein FAR1-RELATED SEQUENCE 5-like, coding for MEMSNIDQAAVIPDCRPELQPYVGQVFQTVEDGISFYEAYAKYCRFDTRRFGHKYAYGVKTWQTIVCSRQGEKMDADEDGSSTKRRRHSSRCQCNAKLTMKYINDSDSPRYVVSNFVAQHNHDMVDTKHVRYMKSNRNLGDIHYKFLQDCIKANIGPTQTFNLLKEFLGGYDAVGCTVTDLRNGKRDILQEMKGADVQMILNQMEEKKKTSDGFHYKFQQGSDGKLSSLFWCDAVSRQNYKMFGDIVSFDTTYSTNRYCMVFGPFTGKDNHGCPVTFGAGFVSNEGADSFSWLLSEFVECMGFAPKLIITDQDWGMKLAIERVLTSTRHRWCMWHIMMKLPEKVPKRILANEELKKDLDSCIWSELLEPEEFEETWLTIMDQYGLQNESWFTNMFTQREYWIPAYFRDFPMGSLLKTTSFSESENSFFKRYTKPHFNLADFVMHYNSALDAQRNLSEMLDFVDATKVPFLSTELLFENHAAYIYTNRIFQQVQNEIVEAHQRCRMTHFEMEDNTEIYTITDSLRNKVVVRHEVGTESYHCDFSLIDRKRVVTAKLHSLYFRLVQRAQSNDDDIVALFDGMEELSQKLFGGTVPSWSSMDKAQRIEGLYGASRPSVVNVHPPDVVSTKGSGSSSGKRIASATEKAIILQNKPKRRCAKCREMGHHDARNCGREKGKSKM